A single genomic interval of Musa acuminata AAA Group cultivar baxijiao chromosome BXJ3-4, Cavendish_Baxijiao_AAA, whole genome shotgun sequence harbors:
- the LOC135636369 gene encoding protein argonaute 1C-like gives MKGTSRSAHYHALWDDNKVTADQLQTLTNNLCYIYARCAISIVPPAYYAYLAAFCAQFYMEPETSDSGSVASGPAGGGVPAGGPSSTRVAGSAAVKPLRALKGGVKRGMFSC, from the exons ATGAAGGGTACAAGCCGATCTGCACATTACCATGCACTCTGGGACGATAACAAAGTCACCGCTGATCAGCTTCAAACTTTGACAAACAACCTTTGTTACAT TTATGCGAGATGTGCCATATCTATTG TGCCACCTGCATATTATGCTTATCTGGCTGCTTTCTGTGCCCAGTTTTACATGGAACCTGAGACATCAGACAGTGGTTCTGTGGCAAGTGGACCAGCTGGGGGTGGAGTTCCTGCCGGAGGACCAAGCAGTACAAGGGTTGCTGGTAGTGCAGCCGTTAAACCTCTTCGGGCACTAAAGGGCGGTGTCAAGCGAGGCATGTTCTCTTGTTGA